A region of Leishmania panamensis strain MHOM/PA/94/PSC-1 chromosome 33 sequence DNA encodes the following proteins:
- a CDS encoding hypothetical protein (TriTrypDB/GeneDB-style sysID: LpmP.33.2310), whose translation MHTSCRNLDGATGRSRSNVIADALLSQWGRRSGTALTWPSHSLSVIEDKPASSLIAEAAVCASSDATDAGRYTVDTAADGRAPPLQPVPNVSAAPPSIEELLAEVDENHTDTSATASSLTEEKEREVLKCNHRHGADLLPPADSFTFVAYTSPEGTGLKGTSDAACSPASSTAEAALLEALLQEKLSEELSGDANGMLDEGIDELEEEAPRAADGDVITNSAYTLTQGEHHSPELWRVAPLEAALDDADSEVDAKRELCDDAAEEEESMESVLEEEAERMYHAALTSMANNNDTATQGGAKRGTFSDCTFFSKEAVDSVAEYLSIRNSASATVATSTFSPSEGSRTRGSMLAVEFDDNAVLEAEMESVGDVMATSGSGAAVAVKGEKVQQRDRQSER comes from the coding sequence ATGCACACTTCATGCAGAAACCTTGACGGCGCTACTGGCCGAAGTAGGTCAAATGTCATCGCTGATGCGTTGCTCTCCCAATGGGGTCGGCGCAGTGGAACAGCGTTGACGTGGCCGTCTCATTCGTTGAGCGTCATCGAGGATAAGCCAGCCTCCTCTCTTATCGCCGAAGCAGCTGTGTGTGCATCGTCTGATGCAACGGACGCCGGCCGCTATACGGTAGATACAGCGGCAGATGGGCGGGCCCCTCCGTTGCAGCCCGTCCCCAACgtgtcggcggcgccgccgtctaTCGAAGAATTGCTTGCCGAAGTGGATGAGAACCACACGGACACCTCTGCTACTGCTAGCTCTCtgacagaggagaaggagcgtgAGGTATTGAAGTGCAACCACCGACATGGTGCGGACCTGCTTCCGCCAGCGGACTCTTTCACTTTCGTAGCTTACACATCGCCTGAGGGAACGGGGCTCAAAGGCACCAGTGACGCTGCTTGCTCACCTGCGAGTTCGACGGCGGAAGCGGCTCTTCTGGAGGCCCTGCTTCAAGAGAAACTCTCGGAGGAACTGAGCGGCGACGCGAATGGCATGCTTGATGAGGGCATCgatgagctggaggaggaggcgccaaGGGCAGCCGACGGAGATGTGATCACTAACTCAGCCTATACGCTCACTCAGGGAGAGCACCATTCCCCTGAGCTATGGCGGGTTGCACCTCTAGAGGCAGccctcgacgacgccgacagCGAGGTGGACGCCAAGAGGGAGCTCTGCGATGACGCcgcggaagaagaggagtCGATGGAGTCGGtgctggaagaggaggcagagcgcaTGTATCACGCTGCGTTGACAAGTATGGCTAATAATAACGACACTGCCACCCAAGGTGGGGCTAAGCGCGGCACATTCAGTGactgcaccttcttctcgAAGGAAGCCGTTGACTCTGTGGCAGAATACCTGTCGATCCGTAacagcgcctccgcgacCGTTGCGACTTCGACGTTTTCACCCTCTGAAGGCAGTAGGACCAGGGGCTCAATGTTAGCAGTGGAGTTCGACGATAACGCGGTGCTGGAAGCGGAGATGGAGTCTGTGGGCGATGTCATGGCGACCTCAGGCTctggtgccgctgttgccgtgaaaggggagaaggtgcagcagagagacCGGCAGTCTGAGCGATGA
- a CDS encoding hypothetical protein (TriTrypDB/GeneDB-style sysID: LpmP.33.2320), protein MRQETVLDFVLSWMGDKVDRAVLQARITAWNTWMNLGFAITISELIEVVRLPVVFFLYYFMRPHSNHFSRWMDRFVRRLRCGKWTNSAAV, encoded by the coding sequence ATGCGCCAGGAGACAGTCCTCGACTTTGTGCTCTCTTGGATGGGCGACAAGGTTGACCGCGCCGTGCTACAGGCCCGCATCACCGCGTGGAACACTTGGATGAACTTAGGCTTTGCCATCACTATCAGTGAGTTGATCGAGGTTGTGCGTCTCCCTGTCGTGTTTTTCCTCTACTATTTCATGCGACCGCACTCGAATCACTTTTCTCGCTGGATGGACCGCTTTGTGCGTCGCTTGCGGTGCGGTAAGTGGACTAATAGCGCGGCAGTGTAG
- a CDS encoding hypothetical protein (TriTrypDB/GeneDB-style sysID: LpmP.33.2330), producing MLSRIFGTHLRSSAASSALRFGRLSPCGLRGSLAGSNSGSGSSSSDIQSVAAAPPFLVNSKRFIQFEQSSDTLLGVNKNKRSMHHRWVTKSTKEYMSEADSKASKGNSLLFSAREHRRGGMERKRERLREVTEESDRTFELELDRMREDKERRWKKGFNFFKRQGKAFTLLYLVSYVAPLTVLYVGFASGLLPKDAAFEFLFFFLQSFMDRDMFFERIEAWDTYTNFGFAFVVNETLEFLRFPLVMFFFYQTRPYLTGVNHRVKASIFRFNAAES from the coding sequence ATGCTCTCTCGCATTTTCGGCACGCatttgcgcagcagcgccgcatcgtCAGCGCTCCGCTTTGGCAGGTTGAGCCCCTGTGGGCTTCGAGGTAGCCTGGCAGGTAgcaacagtggcagcggcagcagtagcagtgaCATCCAAAGCGTCGCGGCggccccccccttccttgtGAACTCGAAGCGGTTCATTCAGTTTGAGCAGTCGAGTGACACACTGCTCGGCGTCAACAAGAACAAGCGTTCGATGCACCACCGATGGGTGACCAAGAGTACGAAGGAGTACATGAGCGAGGCTGACTCAAAGGCCTCCAAGGGGAACAGCCTCCTCTTTAGCGCGCGCGAGCATCGACGGGGAGGCATGGAAAGGAAGCGGGAGCGTTTGCGCGAGGTGACAGAGGAGTCGGACCGCACCTTCGAGCTGGAGCTGGACCGGATGCGGGAAGACAAggagcggcggtggaagAAGGGCTTCAACTTCTTTAAGCGACAGGGGAAGGCATTCACACTCCTCTACCTTGTTTCTTACGTCGCACCCTTGACGGTGCTCTACGTTGGCTTCGCCAGCGGGCTGCTTCCGAAAGATGCCGCCTTTgagtttctcttcttcttcttgcagAGCTTCATGGATCGCGACATGTTTTTCGAGCGGATTGAGGCGTGGGACACGTACACCAACTTCGGCTTTGCCTTTGTTGTGAACGAAACGCTGGAGTTCCTGCGCTTTCCGCTGGTGATGTTCTTTTTTTACCAGACCCGCCCGTACCTGACTGGGGTGAACCATCGTGTAAAGGCATCTATCTTTCGCTTCAACGCGGCAGAGTCGTAA
- a CDS encoding hypothetical protein (TriTrypDB/GeneDB-style sysID: LpmP.33.2340): MYRQQRAENLRGGRGYTTEVAGRDRVKFFRRPAEPDNTVLENANYNTNTSTRADAMQAQFAASCPSFSMSSHVAAFSSSVPHSGKAERTLRGRSSAHDWRSPQANSTGGIGGNGLGRRGGAGPRRAKPYHLPAIERADAADGINSGGETQQSGRAAASVQTMYRDNEAQTDPYSPDYFIPEGAPTPEILGLQSLTYQNRGLPAGMEGVQLIQRLRRRRDVEASLPTGTDAASIEAKYIILHELEEKEWAEREDHVAQLQQRRLDRLRQSLLAREAAREDANRERLEQIKSQYLESLGGKLMSLEMRRTASSKRGIDKMVQLKALGGGCAPSQAFEAGATLGIPQVTASMKSAAAVMKSGRAKPSIAAYARYGMAGAPPQLEQDGITGGSRVDARLRAARQAFNYDVRPQLLADSERAEAVDAERGVRMDRVAPKTFVVPENEAVKSLPTLYQRREAERVLHSLEYAYSKLHPSEDAEGGKTPELSAQRVLELYRATPKLQRPETPVLKLEGDDEEEKDEACILLQRLLRGRAVQNDFFDGRERCRGLIKELQAASTAQTEKRLTAQKEKEEALEAEREAEAQHIVSSALGSIVHDTLGFLSQELGRQQDMAALRQLQEEAEVVRAIREAAERARRAEVRQKRDRNEVAYAAYMRATDTTLQCFLDDVTLSAVEETAMAVAVEAERARQAACSSPRHPSTEEEAENIVCDMLDGFVIPAIVDAIELQDREVEKKAVAGAALDAAHKLSKESASPHQ, encoded by the coding sequence ATGTATAGGCAACAGAGGGCGGAAAATTTGCGGGGCGGCCGCGGCTACACTACAGAGGTGGCTGGGCGAGATCGCGTGAAGTTCTTTCGTCGTCCTGCCGAGCCTGACAACACCGTTCTGGAGAACGCCAACTATAACACAAACACTTCTACCCGCGCGGACGCGATGCAGGCGCAGTTTGCCGCGAGCTGCCCATCCTTTTCGATGTCGTCCCATGTGGCTGCCTTTTCGTCATCTGTGCCCCACAGTGGGAAGGCTGAGCGTACTCTCCGGGGACGCTCCTCCGCCCACGACTGGCGTTCACCCCAAGCCAACTCCACAGGCGGGATCGGCGGCAACGGCCTTGGCCGtagaggcggtgctggccCGCGAAGGGCAAAGCCGTATCACCTTCCCGCTATCGAAAGAGCCGACGCTGCCGACGGCATCAACAGCGGAGGTGAAACCCAGCAAAGCGGgcgcgctgcggcgtcggtgcAGACCATGTATCGCGACAACGAAGCACAGACCGATCCGTACTCACCCGACTACTTCATCCCGGAGGGAGCCCCCACCCCAGAGATCCTGGGGCTTCAGAGCCTCACCTACCAGAATCGCGGACTTCCTGCTGGGATGGAAGGTGTGCAACTCATCCAgcgactgcgccgccgccgcgacgtcGAGGCTTCGCTGCCAACCGGAACGGATGCGGCTTCCATCGAGGCGAAGTACATTATTCTGCACGAGctggaggaaaaggagtGGGCGGAACGCGAGGACCATGTGGCGCagctacagcagcggcggctaGATCGACTGAGGCAATCGTTGCTGGCGCGCGAGGCGGCTCGTGAGGATGCCAACCGGGAGCGGCTGGAGCAGATCAAGTCGCAGTACCTCGAATCCCTCGGTGGAAAATTAATGTCGCTGGAAATGCGCCGTACGGCGTCAAGCAAGCGCGGCATCGACAAGATGGTGCAACTGAAGGCGTTGGGGGGCGGCTGCGCACCAAGCCAGGCCTTCGAGGCCGGAGCGACCCTTGGCATTCCTCAGGTGACGGCATCTATGAAGAGTGCTGCGGCGGTCATGAAGAGCGGCCGAGCCAAACCGTCTATTGCGGCCTATGCGCGCTACGGCATGGCTGGCGCGCCTCCGCAGCTCGAGCAGGACGGCATCACTGGCGGCTCTAGAGTTGACGCTCGCCTCCGCGCAGCCAGACAAGCGTTCAACTACGATGTAcgaccgcagctgctggcggactCGGAGAGGGCAGAGGCCGTTGATGCTGAGCGTGGCGTCCGGATGGACCGGGTTGCACCGAAGACGTTTGTCGTGCCGGAGAACGAGGCGGTAAAGAGCCTACCAACACTGTATCAGCGCCGCGAGGCGGAGCGAGTCCTGCACTCGTTGGAGTACGCCTACAGCAAGCTGCACCCGTCCGAGGATGCGGAGGGCGGCAAGACGCCTGAGCTGAGTGCGCAGCGAGTGCTGGAGTTGTACAGAGCCACACcgaagctgcagcggccaGAGACACCAGTGTTGAAGTTGGAAGGTGATgatgaggaggaaaaggacgAGGCCTGCATCCTCCTTCAGCGCTTGCTGCGTGGCCGTGCCGTGCAAAATGACTTCTTCGACGGCCGCGAGCGCTGTCGTGGGCTCATCAAAGAACTGCAGGCCGCTTCTACCGCGCAGACGGAGAAGCGGCTGACGGcgcagaaggagaaagaggaggcgctaGAAGCGGAGCGGGAGGCTGAGGCGCAGCACATTGTTAGTAGCGCGCTCGGCTCCATTGTACACGATACACTCGGGTTCCTCTCTCAGGAGCTGGGCCGCCAGCAGGACATGGCGGCCCTGCGGCAGttgcaggaggaggccgaggtGGTGCGTGCCATTCGCGAGGCGGCCGAGCGTGCCCGTCGTGCGGAGGTGCGCCAGAAGCGTGACCGAAATGAGGTCGCCTACGCGGCGTACATGCGTGCCACTGACACGACGCTGCAATGCTTCCTTGACGACGTTACGCTctcggcggtggaggagacggcaatggctgtggcggtggaggcggagcgggcTCGCCAAGCGGCCTGCTCCTCACCACGGCATCCTTCgaccgaggaagaggcggagaacATTGTGTGCGACATGTTGGATGGATTTGTTATTCCAGCGATTGTGGATGCTATTGAGCTGCAGGACcgcgaggtggagaagaaggcggtaGCAGGAGCGGCGCTTGATGCTGCGCATAAATTGAGTAAGGAGAGCGCCAGCCCACATCAATGA
- a CDS encoding hypothetical protein (TriTrypDB/GeneDB-style sysID: LpmP.33.2350), whose translation MWNDAEDDPLWSAGAIVSAMDAQPVVPAELLCSVQAPPFIWNRHPSHCIVLCLLQRRGICLPRYRELVDYHMSELLLHYLDVCREGAFFVYYSAGKWPKERFFRIRMMPMNRLGPVTESAPHLVMTLHESGIHVLDSIPLDSLVGVTVTPQAARFRPFLEPPNTIIGCREGRGHRTRLPVDGAFSLWFYDVVQHTARSVDVLTCNEKVFDIWTKTFRGLVSVNSSSVVQVALTPHGDSAELAELTRAAQQQGEVEHG comes from the coding sequence ATGTGGAATGATGCCGAGGACGATCCTCTGTGGTCTGCCGGAGCCATTGTCAGTGCCATGGATGCACAGCCGGTTGTCCCGGCGGAGCTTCTCTGCAGTGTACAGGCTCCACCGTTCATATGGAATCGACACCCCAGTCACTGCATCGTGCTgtgcctcctgcagcgtcgcggCATCTGTCTCCCACGTTATCGGGAGCTCGTGGACTACCACATGTCggagctcctcctgcactaCCTCGATGTTTGTCGGGAAGGGGCATTTTTCGTCTACTACTCAGCCGGCAAGTGGCCAAAGGAGCGCTTTTTCCGCATTCGCATGATGCCGATGAATCGGCTAGGGCCGGTGACAGAGTCGGCCCCACACCTCGTCATGACCCTCCACGAGAGCGGCATTCACGTTCTCGATTCGATTCCGCTTGACAGCCTCGTCGGTGTCACGGTCACGCCGCAGGCCGCGCGCTTCCGGCCGTTTCTTGAGCCGCCGAATACGATAATCGGGTGCCGCGAGGGGCGCGGCCACCGTACCCGCTTGCCTGTGGATGGCGCCTTTAGTCTCTGGTTCTACGACGTGGTGCAGCATACTGCCCGAAGCGTGGACGTCTTGACGTGCAATGAGAAGGTGTTCGACATCTGGACAAAGACCTTCCGAGGACTGGTGAGCGTGAATAGCTCCTCTGTTGTGCAGGTAGCACTGACGCCGCACGGAGACTCGGCGGAGTTAGCGGAGTTGACGCGGGCTGCTCAACAGCAGGGGGAGGTCGAGCACGGCTAG
- a CDS encoding hypothetical protein (TriTrypDB/GeneDB-style sysID: LpmP.33.2360), with amino-acid sequence MNTRRKMVQAKPDIPSTQWHLMNEAFYPLFEADKRQPVEYWYNMAATGVQRDIFRRICSAIYQQDPATPDPIFDADFTETVELEEVRLLLKNYGAVLSDTVGKPKTRVWLLHCGKSNRDRNEFRSVFTGCQTTYERRSVMHTDYVAPDADSYPDNRTHFVRRVDWTSLKKREAMVGLEAERRTYGGVVGSQLDKLPVNSDGKPIQRITKPKNQFDGVNFLASLGFDGVPMEEAVAQLKAKQEAHLEAEWYYVDKDGSTVYKARSTKGPAVGATASKPEKVEGGILASVTPGPMTRWVNKTCF; translated from the coding sequence ATGAACACTCGCCGCAAGATGGTTCAGGCAAAACCTGATATTCCGTCGACTCAGTGGCACTTGATGAACGAGGCGTTCTACCCCCTCTTCGAGGCTGACAAGCGGCAACCTGTAGAGTACTGGTACAACATGGCCGCCACGGGTGTGCAACGTGACATCTTCCGGCGTATCTGCAGCGCCATTTATCAGCAAGACCCCGCCACTCCTGACCCAATTTTTGACGCCGACTTTACCGAGACCGTCGaactggaggaggtgcgcctcctcctaAAGAACTACGGCGCCGTGCTCTCTGACACGGTTGGCAAGCCCAAGACgcgtgtgtggctgctgcactgtGGCAAGTCGAACCGCGACCGAAACGAGTTCCGCTCCGTCTTTACTGGCTGCCAGACCACCTACGAACGACGCAGCGTCATGCACACGGACTATGTAGCCCCAGATGCTGACAGCTACCCAGACAATCGCACTCACTTTGTGCGGCGCGTTGACTGGACTAGTCTGAAGAAGCGGGAGGCGATGGTAGGGCTGGAGGCTGAGCGCCGCACGTACGGCGGGGTTGTGGGGAGTCAGCTGGACAAGCTTCCCGTCAACAGCGACGGCAAGCCAATACAGCGCATCACAAAGCCAAAGAATCAGTTTGATGGGGTGAACTTCTTGGCGTCTCTTGGCTTTGACGGAGTGCCtatggaggaggcggtagCACAGCTAAAGGCGAAGCAGGAAGCGCATCTGGAGGCCGAGTGGTACTACGTGGACAAGGATGGCAGTACTGTTTACAAGGCACGGTCCACCAAGGGCCCGGCTGTTGGCGCTACTGCCAGCAAGCCTGAGAAGGTTGAGGGCGGCATTCTCGCCTCCGTCACCCCGGGCCCGATGACGCGTTGGGTGAACAAGACGTGCTTTTAG